CAATCATGGCAGCGCGGAATTGCGCATGCTGGAGCACACGTCGGCCCATGGGCTCGTCTCTGGGGAGCGTTTGCGCCGCATGAAAGAAAAGAAAGCGAACGTCGAGAAGTGGGTGGATTGGCTCGAGAAGAACCGACGTGACACGTCGACTTGGGCGACGCACATTCGTCGTGGGCTAGGGAAGGGGGAGCTTCCTCCTGAGCTTGATTCGCTAGAGGAGGGAACGCTAGAGCAGGTCCTCTATCGCACCAAGTACGCGGGGTATCTCGAACGCGAAACCCGTCAGATCGCCAAGTTGAAGGATGTCGAAAAGATTAAGATTCCGGCAGATTTTGACTACTCCAAGCTCAACGGCTTACGGCTTGAGTCGATCGCCAAACTTAGCGAAACGAGGCCGGCAACCCTCGCGCAAGCGGGGCGAATCAGTGGTGTCAATCCATCGGATATCAGTATCTTGATGATTGCCTTGAAGAAGTAAGGTGTTGTTAGATAGAGGTTTATGTTGTATTAGGGGGTGTCTTTCCCTCTTCTTCTTCGAATATTCACGTCACTGAATTGTAACGCTAGGGCAGTTGCGCTCTGACTTTGTCTCGTAACAATCGGGCTCTTACTTATTACGCTTATGGTAGCTATGGATGACTCGAAGAGAATTTTGGTGGTAGACGACGAAGTCGACGTGACTGAGTTGTTGAGCTACCATTTGCGGCAACGCGGCTATGAAGTCCGAACCCTTAATGACTCTCGCTTGGCGTTGGAGACGGCACGGCAATTCCGGCCGGAACTGGTCGTTCTGGATATAATGATGCCGGATTTCAGCGGCTTGCAGGTCTGCAGGCTGATGCGTGCCGATTCGTCGTTGAAGGAGATTCCGATCATTTTTCTCAGCGCCAAGACGGAAGAGGGGGATCGTATTGACGGTTTCGAGAGCGGGGCGGACGACTATGTCTGCAAGCCTTTCAGTCCGAAGGAGCTGATGCTCAGGGTGGCTGCCGTGTTGAAGCGGAGAGGGGAGACCGAGGAAGCCAAGATCCTGGAGGTGAATGGAATTCGCATGGACGTGGAACATCACCGCGTCGAAGTGGAGTCCGAAGGCGTCGAGTTGACCGCTACCGAGTTTCGTTTGCTCAAACTGCTCTTAGAAGAGCGGGGCAAGGTGCAGACGCGGGAAACGCTGCTCCACAAGGTGTGGAACTACGAGAACGATATCGAAACCCGCACCGTAGATACCCATATGCGTCGATTGCGTGAAAAGCTCGGCAATGAAGCCTCTTGGCTTGAGACCGTGCGTGGGGTGGGCTACCGCTTAGTTGAGAGCCGGTAGTTCCCTATGACCATATTTTTTGCCTGCGTTGCCTTGGGTGTCGCTATCTTCTTCGCTAACAAGTACTTCAAGCAGAAGGTGGCGATTCGATTGCTCGCTGAATCGCTCACGAGCCGCACCACGATTTTGACTCACTCGAGCGATTTTCGTGGGGTGAATGAAAACTGGGGCTTGCTTCTCGACGAGTTGAATCGACTCATCGAGGACAACAACAGCCTTAGTCGTAAAAGCAGCGGCCAGCTTAACCAGATCGAGACCACTCTTGGCAGTTTGCAGGAAGGAGTGCTGATCATTGATAGGGATAATTATATCCTGTTGGTTAACAACGCTTTGAAAAAAATGTTCCCTTCCATGAGCGAAGGGGTGGGGCAGCGAATCGAGAGCGGAATGGGCAGCTCTGATTTCCTGGATTTCGTTTGGGACGTCAAGAAGGGCAGGGGGCCGGCAAAGAGGGAGATCGCCTTCCGCAACGGTCAATCGGAGATTTGGCTGGACGTCACCGCTGCCCGCCTTTCCGAAGCTTTGGAAGGCAATGGCCCGTGGTACCTTTTCGTATTGCACGATACCACGCGGCAGAAGGTTCTGGCTCAGGCCCGCAAGAATTTCGTGGCGAACGCTTCCCACGAGTTGAAGACTCCCGTCGCGGTCATCAAGGGCTATTCCGAAACCTTGGTCACGGATCACGAGACCATGCCGCTTCAGGATCGGGAGCAGTTTATTTCGACGATTCATCGTCACTCAGAACGCTTGGCCCTGTTGATCAACGACTTGCTGAGTCTGTCCCGGCTCGAGAGCGACTCGCCGAGCTTCGATTGGTCGGAATCGGACGTGTTGTCTTGGATTCGGGAAATAGCGATCGACTATGGGTCGAATCCCAAGAAATCGGGTTTGAAGGTTCAGACTGCCTTTCCGGACGACATGCGGGCGCGAGTTCGCTACGATGTGCTCAAACTTCGCCAGGTTTTCGATAATCTCGTGGAAAACGCCTGCAAGTACTCGCCGGAGGGCGGATCCGTTTGGATCGGGGCCAGAATCCGCGGTGGCGAGGTGCTCCTTTGGGTGGAGGACGAAGGAGCTGGAGTGCCGAAGGAAGACCTGAACAAGATCTTCGAGCGTTTTTACCGGGTGGACAAGGGACGCTCTCGCGAAACGGGCGGAACAGGGCTCGGATTGAGCATCGTCAAGCACATCATCGAGTGGCACGAAGGCCAAGTTTGGGCTGAGTTGGCGGACAAGGGCGGGTTGCGAGTGGTATTTAGTCTACCGCTTTTGCCGGATTCGGTGGAGAAGGGTAGCCCAGGAGCCGTTTCGATTGAGACGGAAACTGAGCGAGCCTAGGAAATACGGGTTGAAAGCTTTCCGGTTTCAGCGCTTAAACCCGCTGCCATGAACACCGGTTACGAACAGCACCTCGAATGGGTAAAGAAGCGACGCGCTGAGTTGCGGCAGAAGCTGGCGAAGCTGTTTCCGGAGCCTGCGGATCTCAGCCTGGAAATTGGCTGTGGCCACGGGCATTGGATGGCTGACTTCGCTGCAGCTTTTCCGGAGAAGCAATGCCTCGGTGTCGACTTGATCGGCGATCGTATCGAGCGGGCTGAGAAGAAGGTGGCTCGCGCGGGGACGAGCAACGCTCGCTTTTTGAGAGGCGAAGCCTTCGAGGTTCTCGACCTCATGCCGGATCACGTGCGATTGAACGAAGTGTTTATCCTTTTCCCTGATCCTTGGCCGAAGAAGCGTCACTGGAAGAATCGGCTCTTCAGCCAGAAATTCCTATCCGAGTTGGCGAAGCGTTGCCGCCCAGGAGTGCGGTGCTATTTTCGAACGGACCATGATCCGTATTTCGAGTGGGCAGAGGAAGTCGTTGCTGAACAGGATCTTTGGAGCAGAGAACACGAATTCGTTTGGCCCTTCGAGCGGGAAACGGTCTTCCAGAACAGGGCTGAGAGTTACCAGTCGCTGGTTGTTGTTAAACTATAGGCTTTCGCCTTTAACAACGCTTTCTCGGCTAAAGGGCGCAACACTATTATATAGTCCAACAACTTCCGCAGCGCACTAACCGTAGACAGCGATGGCTACGAGTTGCAGCCCGATAGCCAGTACTGCGAGGAGGGTGCAAAGCAAATAGAAGGGGTCGAAGGCTTTGGGCCGACCGCGTTTGGCGGGACGCTTTTTCGCCGACTTGTGGGGCGACCGCTTTTTCTCGATTTCCTTCAATCCGCTCAGGGCGCTGGTGAGATTGTCCTTTGCCATTTGTACCCTAAATTTCAGATCGTATCAGCGAAGCCAAGAACTTACGCTCAGTATTAGATTTCTTACTGGGTATGAAATGGATTGCTTACAATCTGCCCTAATAGACCCAAAAAGTCTTTCCAGAGTTGACGGCTCCCCGAGCGTCGTCCAACTAATCCTCCTTCTTTCACCTATGGCGGGCAAAAAGACACTTCTCCTCTCATCACTAGCGCTACTTCTTCCGGTAGCTGATGCATCTGCTGCAGTTAGCCCCGCAGCGAATGAACTTTTCAACGTATTCGGGCTGCCGGTCACCAACTCGATGGTGACAAGCTGGGTGATCTCGATCCTGCTCATCATCGGAATTCGCATGATGGTAGGGCGCCCGAAGATGGTCCCTTCGAAAGGCCAAGCCCTCGTCGAATCGCTTCTCTGCTTCGTCCGCGACACGACCTCTCCCATCGTCGGCAAGAAGGCGTTCCGCATGACCTTGCCGGTCATCCTCGGTCTCTTTTTCTACATCCTAATCCAGAACTGGAGCGGATTGCTTCCTGGAGTCGGAAGCGTAGGGATGGGGTACGCCGGCGAGGACGGTCACTTTCACGTGACTGAGCCATGGATCCGCCCAGCCAACGCTGACTGGAACGGCACTATCGCTCTGGCGGCGGTTACCATGATTGCTTGGCTGTTCATCGTTCTGAAGTCCGACGGTCCAGCTGTTCTCATCAAAGACCTTTTCGGCAACAAGGCCGACAAGAAGGAAGTGGGTAAGACCATGTGGATGGCGCTTTGGCCAATCTTCCTGATCGTCGGCGTGATCGAAGTGGTCTCCATCTTGATTCGTCCTTTGACACTCTCCGTTCGCTTGTTCGGCAACATCTACGGTGGCGAAAGCTTGCTCCACCAAACGGGCTTCATTTTCCCATTCTACTTTCTCGAGCTCATCGTTGGCTTCGTCCAGCCGCTGGTATTCATCCTGTTGTTCAGCGTGTACGTTGGTCTCATCTGCAACCACGGTGACGGAGAAGAGCACCACTAGAGATAACAATCTGTTGTCGGGACCATGTGCAAAAAATGTGGGCGGCAATATAATAGCTAACAAAAAAACATACGTATAATGAACATCCTCGCGGAACTCACAGGTAACATTGGTGCAGGTATCGGCGCTCTCGGAGCGGCGATTGGCGTAGGCCTCATCGGTCTCAAGGCTGCTGAAGCAGTTGGTCGCAACCCAGGCGCTTCTGGTAAGATCCTCGTACAAGCGATCCTCGGTATGGCTCTCGCTGAAGGTCTCGGCATTCTCGCCATCTTCTTCATCCAGTAGTTCACTACTTGATACTTTTGGCACCACCTGCGAAACAGCGGTGGTGCCATAATACTTTCTCGAACACTCTCGTATCTCCTTACGAACATGATTGACCTCATCCAAGTCCTCGCGGCGGCAGACCCACAAGCAGCTGATTCGGCGAACCTCGTCGAAACCTTTGGTATCCACGGTAGCCACATCATCATGCAAGCGATCAGCTTCACGATCCTCGCTGGAGTGCTCTGGAAGTTCGCGTTCAAGCCAGTGATGGCGACAATGGAAGAACGCGAAGCGAAGATCGACTCCGGTCTCCGGTACGCAGAAGAGATGAAGGTTAAGCTTGCCGAAGCCGAAGCTGAAAAGAAGAAGATCCTTCAGGAAGCGTCAGCCGAAGCGAAGTCTATCGTTACCGAAGCTCGTCAGACCGCTGAAGCTCGTATCGAAAAGTCTGCTCAAGACGCGATCAAGGCTGCGGAAGACATCACTAAGAAGGCTGAGCTGCAGATCGAAAACGACCGCAAGCAGATGCTCGCCGAAGCTCGCAGCGAAATCTCCCGTCTCGTCGTAGCTACCGCTGGCAAGGTTCTCTCCAAGGAACTCACAGCAGAAGAAAAGGCCCGCTACTCCGAGAGCGCGTCCTCAACACTCGTTTAATCCGCGAGCTGTACTTAAGTTTCAATGACACGCGACAAGCAAATCATCAATTACGCGAAGGGCTTGCTAAAGGTCTCTCTGGAAGACGGCCAGTTTTCCGAAGAGCGTGCCGCAGCGGTTTTACAGTCCCTGGAAAAGAATCCACCGCGTAACTACGCTTCGGTCCTCAAGGAGTACTTGAAGCTCGTGCAGCGCGAAGTCGCGAACAGCACTGCCGCTGTAGAGCACGCCGGCGACCTCAGCCCAGCCGCCACCGAGGCGATCAAGGCTAAGTTCACCGCTCACTACGGTCGCGCCATTTCCGTAACCACTAGGCAAAACGACTCCCTTATCGCGGGCATTCGCGTGCGAGTCGGCTGCGACGTTTACGACTCCTCGGTTGCCGGAGCTCTCAAAGAGCTAGAGGCGACGCTCTCCTAAATCACCCTCCTTTCAGAATACGCATCCTTTCAAAACGCTAGAACACTATGAGTTCCGTCATCGAGCAAATCGAACAACAGATCGCTAACCTTCAGGCCAAGACGGTCCAGAGCAACACAGGCAAGATCGTCACCATCGCGGACGGCGTTGCCAAGATCGACGGCCTTTCCCAGGCCATGTACAACGAAATGATCGAGTTCCCAGGCGGGTCGATCGGCATCGCCCTGAACCTCGAAGAAGATTCCGTTGGTGTTGTTATCCTCGGTGAATCCACTCACCTCAAGGCAGGTGACGAAGCTAAGTGCACGGGCCAGCTTCTCTCCGTTCCTGTTGGCAAGGGCCTCCTCGGCCGCGTTGTTAACGCTCTCGGCCAGCCAGTAGACGGCAAGGGTCCAATCGAAAGCACCGAGAAGTACCCAGTTGAAAAGATCGCTCCTGGTATCATCGAGCGAAAGTCCGTCGACCAGCCGCTCGCGACTGGCATCATGGCGATCGACTCCATGATTCCAATCGGCCGTGGTCAGCGCGAGCTCATCATCGGTGACCGCGGTACCGGCAAGACCACCATCGCGATCGACACCATCATCAACCAAGCGAAGATCAACGACGTTGGCCTCGCTTCCGGTGATCCAAATTTCCGCCCTGTATACTCTATTTACGTAGCGGTTGGTCAGAAGAACTCCAACATCGCACGTACGCTCGGCGTTCTCGAAGCAGCAGACGCTCTCAAGTACACCATCCTCGTCGTCGCTGGAGCGGCGGACGCCGCGGCAGACCAGTACCTCGCTCCTTACTCGGGTGTTGCGATGGCCGAATGGTTCATGTCCAACGGCATGGACGCGCTCATCGTTTACGATGACCTTTCCAAGCACGCTGCGGCTTACCGCCAAATGTCCCTCGTACTCAAGCGTCCATCCGGTCGTGAAGCGTACCCAGGTGACGTATTCTACCTCCACTCCCGCTTGCTCGAGCGTTCCGCACGCGTTAACGAGGACAACGGTAACGGTTCCATCACGGCGCTTCCTATCATCGAAACGCTCGCAGGTGACCTTTCTGCCTACATCCCAACCAACGTGATCTCCATCACCGATGGTCAGATCTTCCTCGAAACCGACCTCTTCAACCAAGGCATCCGCCCAGCGGTATCGGTGGGTCTCTCAGTATCCCGTGTTGGTTCTGCGGCGCAGATCAAGGCGACCAAGCAGGTTGCCGGCAAGATCAAGCTCGAGCTCGCCCAGTTCCGCGAACTCGCGGCCTTCGCCCAGTTTGGCTCCGACCTCGATGCCAAGACGAAGGCTCAGCTCGACCGCGGCGCTCGTATCGTTGAGCTCTTCAAGCAACCCGCTTTCAACCCGCTCCCAATCGAAGAGCAGGTGGCCGTTCTCTGGGGTATCCAGAATAACTACTACGACGACATCGACGTTTCCAAGATCGTTGCCGCTGCCGGTTCCATCCGTGAATTCTTCACCACTCGCAAGGAGTCTCTCCTCGTGAGCATCCGTGAAAAGGCGAAGATCGACGACGCGTTGCAAGCCGAGCTCAAGAAGGCTTACGACGAGTGGAAGCCAAGCTTCGCTTAATCTCGTTCGCTTATAAATCCTCGCGAACCTCTTCCATAGATGCCTAGCACTAAAGAAATCCGAGGCCGAATAAAGTCGGTCAAGAACACTCGCCAGATTACTAAGGCGATGGAGCTTGTCGCGGCTTCGAAGATGAAGAAGGCGCAGCAAAACGCGTCTTCGGGCCAGCCTTACGCAGCGTTGCTCGCGGAAGTTTTGGCGAACGTCTCCGGTCGTATCGACGGAATCGAGCATCCCTTTTTCGAGGAACGCGAAGTTAAGAAACGCGGCATCCTCGTTGTATCCACAGACCGAGGACTTTGCGGACCGCTTAACAGCAACGTTTTCCGTGAACTCATGAAGGTGAAGAACGACGCGAAGTTCGTCACCATTGGTCGCAAGGCAGTTCAGTTCGTTAGCCGTAACAAGCTCGACCTGCTCGCTGAGTTTTCCGTACCCGACGAAGTGCCTTACCTTCAGGTAAAGCAGATCGTCGAGTTCATGATCGAGAAGTACGAAGCTGGGGAGATCGACACCGTCGAAATCCTTTATCCCCGTTTTGTGAATACGTTGGTTCAGGAGGCTTCCTTCGGAAAGCTGCTCCCGATCAGCAACCTCGACGACATGATCAACGGACTTCGCGGGAAAGACGCAAAGCCGTATCAAGAAAGCTTGGACGACCGCATGATGAAGTTCGAGCCGGATCCCAAGGCCATCCTCTCCTCCTTGCTTCCGCTCTTCGTCAACCGCGAGGCGCATCAAGCCATTCTCTCCGCGCGCGCTTCCGAGCACAGCGCCCGAATGGTTGCGATGAAGACAGCGAAGGACAACGCGAGCAACTTGCTCGACTCCCTCACGCTTCAGTACAACAAGGCCCGTCAGGCCGCCATCACACAAGAAATCCTCGAAATTGCCGCGGCAACAGCGTCCAACGGCTAACCCTACTTTTAGAACAAAACTTCCATCACCGAAAAGGCTATGAGCAACACCGGAAAGATCCTCCAAGTCATTGGACCCGTTGTAGACGTAAAGTTTGCACCCGAAACGATCCCGCCAATCTATCAGGCGCTTACAATTCAGTTCGAAGCCGCTGGCCAAAAAATCGATCTGACTCTCGAAGTTCAGCAGCACCTTGGTGAAGGCGTTGTGCGTGCGGTTGCGATGTCTTCCACGGAAGGCCTCAAGCGCGGCATGGAAATCACCGACTCCGGCGCTCCAATCTCTGTACCAGTAGGTGAGGGTGTTCTCGGCCGTATCTTCAACGTAACCGGCGATCCCGTGGATAACCGCGGCGAAGTTAAGTTCGACAAGAAGTACCCGATCCACCGTCCAGCTCCACCGCTGACCGAGCAGGACACCAAGGCCTCTATCCTTGAGACAGGCATCAAGGTCATCGATCTCATCTGCCCGTTCATCAAGGGGGGTAAGGTTGGCGCTTTTGGTGGTGCGGGTGTTGGTAAAACCGTTGTGATCATGGAGCTCATCAACAACATCGCGAAGACTCACGGTGGTTACTCCGTATTCGCAGGTGTAGGTGAGCGTTCTCGTGAGGGTAATGACCTTTACCACGAAATGTCAGATTCCGGCGTTATCGACCAGGAGAACATCGAGAACTCCAAGGTTGCTCTCGTGTACGGTCAGATGAACGAACCACCTGGCGCACGTATGCGTGTTGCGCTTTCCGCTCTTTCGATGGCTGAGTACTTCCGCGACGAAAAGAACCAGGACGTACTGCTCTTCGTAGACAACGTATTCCGTTTCTCCCAAGCAGGTTCTGAGGTATCCGCGCTTCTTGGACGTTCTCCATCGGCGGTTGGTTACCAGCCAACCCTCTCTTCTGAAATGGGTGCTCTCCAGGAGCGTATCACTTCTACC
This region of Pelagicoccus enzymogenes genomic DNA includes:
- the atpA gene encoding F0F1 ATP synthase subunit alpha, producing the protein MSSVIEQIEQQIANLQAKTVQSNTGKIVTIADGVAKIDGLSQAMYNEMIEFPGGSIGIALNLEEDSVGVVILGESTHLKAGDEAKCTGQLLSVPVGKGLLGRVVNALGQPVDGKGPIESTEKYPVEKIAPGIIERKSVDQPLATGIMAIDSMIPIGRGQRELIIGDRGTGKTTIAIDTIINQAKINDVGLASGDPNFRPVYSIYVAVGQKNSNIARTLGVLEAADALKYTILVVAGAADAAADQYLAPYSGVAMAEWFMSNGMDALIVYDDLSKHAAAYRQMSLVLKRPSGREAYPGDVFYLHSRLLERSARVNEDNGNGSITALPIIETLAGDLSAYIPTNVISITDGQIFLETDLFNQGIRPAVSVGLSVSRVGSAAQIKATKQVAGKIKLELAQFRELAAFAQFGSDLDAKTKAQLDRGARIVELFKQPAFNPLPIEEQVAVLWGIQNNYYDDIDVSKIVAAAGSIREFFTTRKESLLVSIREKAKIDDALQAELKKAYDEWKPSFA
- a CDS encoding F0F1 ATP synthase subunit delta; translation: MTRDKQIINYAKGLLKVSLEDGQFSEERAAAVLQSLEKNPPRNYASVLKEYLKLVQREVANSTAAVEHAGDLSPAATEAIKAKFTAHYGRAISVTTRQNDSLIAGIRVRVGCDVYDSSVAGALKELEATLS
- the atpG gene encoding ATP synthase F1 subunit gamma; the protein is MPSTKEIRGRIKSVKNTRQITKAMELVAASKMKKAQQNASSGQPYAALLAEVLANVSGRIDGIEHPFFEEREVKKRGILVVSTDRGLCGPLNSNVFRELMKVKNDAKFVTIGRKAVQFVSRNKLDLLAEFSVPDEVPYLQVKQIVEFMIEKYEAGEIDTVEILYPRFVNTLVQEASFGKLLPISNLDDMINGLRGKDAKPYQESLDDRMMKFEPDPKAILSSLLPLFVNREAHQAILSARASEHSARMVAMKTAKDNASNLLDSLTLQYNKARQAAITQEILEIAAATASNG
- the atpF gene encoding F0F1 ATP synthase subunit B — protein: MIDLIQVLAAADPQAADSANLVETFGIHGSHIIMQAISFTILAGVLWKFAFKPVMATMEEREAKIDSGLRYAEEMKVKLAEAEAEKKKILQEASAEAKSIVTEARQTAEARIEKSAQDAIKAAEDITKKAELQIENDRKQMLAEARSEISRLVVATAGKVLSKELTAEEKARYSESASSTLV
- the atpD gene encoding F0F1 ATP synthase subunit beta; the protein is MSNTGKILQVIGPVVDVKFAPETIPPIYQALTIQFEAAGQKIDLTLEVQQHLGEGVVRAVAMSSTEGLKRGMEITDSGAPISVPVGEGVLGRIFNVTGDPVDNRGEVKFDKKYPIHRPAPPLTEQDTKASILETGIKVIDLICPFIKGGKVGAFGGAGVGKTVVIMELINNIAKTHGGYSVFAGVGERSREGNDLYHEMSDSGVIDQENIENSKVALVYGQMNEPPGARMRVALSALSMAEYFRDEKNQDVLLFVDNVFRFSQAGSEVSALLGRSPSAVGYQPTLSSEMGALQERITSTTKGSVTSFQAVYVPADDLTDPAPANTFAHLDSTIVLERSIADLGIYPAVDPLASVSKALEPAVVGQEHYDVARGVQRVLQRYKDLQDIIAILGLDELSPEDKQTVFRARKIQKFLSQPFNVAEVFTGFPGKIVPVADTISGFKKILDGELDHIAENDFYMKGGLEEVLEASKA
- a CDS encoding F0F1 ATP synthase subunit A; translated protein: MAGKKTLLLSSLALLLPVADASAAVSPAANELFNVFGLPVTNSMVTSWVISILLIIGIRMMVGRPKMVPSKGQALVESLLCFVRDTTSPIVGKKAFRMTLPVILGLFFYILIQNWSGLLPGVGSVGMGYAGEDGHFHVTEPWIRPANADWNGTIALAAVTMIAWLFIVLKSDGPAVLIKDLFGNKADKKEVGKTMWMALWPIFLIVGVIEVVSILIRPLTLSVRLFGNIYGGESLLHQTGFIFPFYFLELIVGFVQPLVFILLFSVYVGLICNHGDGEEHH
- the trmB gene encoding tRNA (guanosine(46)-N7)-methyltransferase TrmB, with translation MNTGYEQHLEWVKKRRAELRQKLAKLFPEPADLSLEIGCGHGHWMADFAAAFPEKQCLGVDLIGDRIERAEKKVARAGTSNARFLRGEAFEVLDLMPDHVRLNEVFILFPDPWPKKRHWKNRLFSQKFLSELAKRCRPGVRCYFRTDHDPYFEWAEEVVAEQDLWSREHEFVWPFERETVFQNRAESYQSLVVVKL
- a CDS encoding sensor histidine kinase; the encoded protein is MTIFFACVALGVAIFFANKYFKQKVAIRLLAESLTSRTTILTHSSDFRGVNENWGLLLDELNRLIEDNNSLSRKSSGQLNQIETTLGSLQEGVLIIDRDNYILLVNNALKKMFPSMSEGVGQRIESGMGSSDFLDFVWDVKKGRGPAKREIAFRNGQSEIWLDVTAARLSEALEGNGPWYLFVLHDTTRQKVLAQARKNFVANASHELKTPVAVIKGYSETLVTDHETMPLQDREQFISTIHRHSERLALLINDLLSLSRLESDSPSFDWSESDVLSWIREIAIDYGSNPKKSGLKVQTAFPDDMRARVRYDVLKLRQVFDNLVENACKYSPEGGSVWIGARIRGGEVLLWVEDEGAGVPKEDLNKIFERFYRVDKGRSRETGGTGLGLSIVKHIIEWHEGQVWAELADKGGLRVVFSLPLLPDSVEKGSPGAVSIETETERA
- a CDS encoding ATPase, encoding MNILAELTGNIGAGIGALGAAIGVGLIGLKAAEAVGRNPGASGKILVQAILGMALAEGLGILAIFFIQ
- a CDS encoding response regulator; protein product: MDDSKRILVVDDEVDVTELLSYHLRQRGYEVRTLNDSRLALETARQFRPELVVLDIMMPDFSGLQVCRLMRADSSLKEIPIIFLSAKTEEGDRIDGFESGADDYVCKPFSPKELMLRVAAVLKRRGETEEAKILEVNGIRMDVEHHRVEVESEGVELTATEFRLLKLLLEERGKVQTRETLLHKVWNYENDIETRTVDTHMRRLREKLGNEASWLETVRGVGYRLVESR